One region of Alosa sapidissima isolate fAloSap1 chromosome 1, fAloSap1.pri, whole genome shotgun sequence genomic DNA includes:
- the LOC121682845 gene encoding keratin-associated protein 4-3-like: MSASCCTSPPLLASCCTSTPLFASCCTSPSLLASCCTSTPLFASCCTSTPLLASCCTSTPLFASCCTSTPLFASCCTSTPLFASYCTSTPLFASCCTSTPLVAFCCTSTPLFASCCTSPPLLASYCTSTPLFASCCTSTPLFASCCTSTPLVAFCCTSTPLFASCCTSPPLLASYCTSPPLFASCCTSTPLFASYCTSTPLFASCCTSTPLLASCCTSTPLVAPPRLFPAPCSRSM, encoded by the coding sequence ATGTCTGCCTCCTGCTgcacctcccctcctctccttgccTCCTGCTgcacctccactcctctcttcgcCTCCTGCTGcacctccccttctctcctcgcCTCCTGCTgcacctccactcctctcttcgcCTCCTGCTGcacctccactcctcttctcgCCTCCTGCTgcacctccactcctctcttcgcCTCCTGCTgcacctccactcctctcttcgcCTCCTGCTgcacctccactcctctctttgcCTCCTACTgcacctccactcctctctttgcCTCCTGCTGCACCTCCACTCCTCTCGTCGCCTTCTGCTgcacctccactcctctcttcgcCTCCTGCTgcacctcccctcctctcctcgcctcctACTgcacctccactcctctctttgcCTCCTGCTgcacctccactcctctctttgcCTCCTGCTGCACCTCCACTCCTCTCGTCGCCTTCTGCTgcacctccactcctctcttcgcCTCCTGCTgcacctcccctcctctcctcgcctcctACTgcacctcccctcctctcttcgcCTCCTGCTgcacctccactcctctctttgcCTCCTACTgcacctccactcctctctttgcCTCCTGCTGcacctccactcctcttctcgCCTCCTGCTGCACCTCCACTCCTCTCGTCGCCCCTCCTCGGCTCTTCCCAGCTCCCTGCAGTCGATCCATGTGA